A genome region from Candidatus Obscuribacterales bacterium includes the following:
- a CDS encoding SMC family ATPase has translation MQILSVTLTNFKTHQDRHFVFQPGVNTICGENGAGKTSIVEAIAWVLFNYRGSYKNEDLIRNGQSSAQVAVEFVSSQDERTYQVQRCTTKGYRLYDPQLDQVLNYRHIEDEVTPWLRQQLGIAPGIDLGQLFANTIGVPQGTVTADFLQPPTQRKQIFDAILKVEEFRLVYKETSSLEKYAKAELDQVKQAIAQYNESLEPLPELQSRQAALVEAIAQDETHLAALEQELAQLEQRQAAIQQQQQQLQTLTAQKQAIAAQVEAKQSALQILEQAIQAAQQAANLCAENRESYDLVLQAEQKLTDLEQQRKQRQQLQNQRQDLQRQLTLGQNQLTRYALQLEQLDKAEQDCDRLQPFLETQRQLEEQQQHIDQQIQALSAQTVEFQSLEQHLNRLRGQWKQVSQEIDRIQPFEEAIAAIPDQERQRDRLQQQLSRVEAAKQFEAELRHLVTHTQAQRQPHLDRIQAGIALLRQLPPDATLQAAIASIEANRELTTDLITALQGILSELGEQVSAIALRQQLTQVTQALDQAYRQRAEVATLEEKRHRLVDLKTEGEQTRSHLEQLTQQLAQLTPLQTERSLLGQQLTALDNPRARHQVLTQELQRRPALLQDQQAAQLQLAEVEDAIAALDLQLIPFAQLDRDLEHQQQQRQQHQTGYLAYLRYRNDADQVPKRQADLEQAIADLQQSQDAAQAIEQQYQALMQDYDAEAAEHIRSRYEAARRQSDRLSGSLPQQRQRQAELAEQIQTLMEVAHKRDQAEADLHTKERIKRLVSFARKVYKEAGPRITERYVQTVSQEADRLFRELLNRPNVALEWTRDYDIVVQEGAHNRRFMNLSGGEQMCAALAVRLALLRVFAEIDIAFFDEPTTNMDRPRRRHLAEAIANLKSFQQLFVISHDDTFEQVTENVIFVERLT, from the coding sequence ATGCAGATTCTCTCAGTTACTCTGACGAATTTCAAAACTCACCAAGATCGCCACTTTGTGTTCCAGCCAGGGGTCAATACCATCTGTGGAGAAAATGGAGCGGGCAAAACTAGCATCGTGGAGGCGATCGCTTGGGTACTCTTTAATTATCGTGGGTCGTATAAAAATGAAGACTTAATTCGCAACGGTCAAAGCAGTGCCCAGGTGGCCGTAGAGTTTGTCTCCAGCCAAGATGAGCGCACCTATCAAGTTCAGCGCTGCACCACCAAGGGTTATCGCCTTTATGATCCACAGCTCGATCAAGTCCTCAACTATCGCCACATTGAAGACGAAGTTACCCCTTGGCTACGGCAACAGCTAGGCATCGCCCCTGGCATTGATCTGGGCCAGCTTTTTGCCAATACCATCGGCGTGCCCCAAGGCACCGTCACTGCTGACTTTTTGCAGCCGCCCACCCAGCGCAAGCAGATTTTTGACGCCATCCTCAAAGTCGAAGAATTTCGCTTGGTCTACAAAGAAACCAGCTCCTTAGAAAAATATGCCAAGGCTGAACTCGACCAGGTCAAGCAGGCGATCGCTCAATACAACGAAAGTCTAGAGCCTTTGCCAGAACTGCAATCACGGCAAGCAGCTTTGGTTGAAGCAATCGCCCAAGATGAAACTCACTTGGCAGCCCTAGAGCAAGAGTTGGCGCAGCTTGAACAACGCCAAGCAGCCATCCAGCAGCAGCAGCAGCAGTTGCAAACCCTTACGGCCCAAAAGCAAGCGATCGCCGCCCAGGTTGAGGCGAAACAAAGCGCTCTACAAATTCTAGAGCAAGCGATCCAGGCGGCCCAGCAGGCCGCCAACCTCTGCGCAGAAAACCGAGAGAGCTACGACCTTGTCCTGCAAGCAGAACAGAAACTCACCGACCTAGAGCAGCAGCGCAAACAACGCCAGCAACTGCAAAACCAGAGGCAAGATCTACAGCGCCAACTCACCCTAGGGCAAAACCAGCTAACTCGCTATGCCCTGCAGCTTGAGCAGCTTGACAAGGCCGAGCAAGACTGCGATCGCCTACAGCCGTTCCTCGAAACCCAGCGCCAGCTAGAGGAACAGCAGCAGCACATCGATCAACAGATCCAGGCCCTCAGCGCCCAGACGGTTGAGTTTCAAAGTTTAGAGCAGCATTTAAACCGTTTGCGGGGCCAGTGGAAGCAGGTATCCCAGGAGATCGATCGCATCCAGCCCTTTGAAGAAGCGATCGCCGCAATTCCCGACCAAGAGCGCCAGCGCGATCGCCTCCAGCAACAGTTGAGCCGGGTGGAAGCCGCTAAACAATTTGAAGCCGAGCTGCGGCATCTGGTCACCCATACCCAAGCCCAACGCCAGCCCCACCTCGATCGTATTCAGGCGGGCATCGCCCTACTGCGCCAGCTTCCGCCCGATGCCACCCTGCAAGCGGCGATCGCTAGCATCGAAGCCAATAGGGAATTGACCACCGATCTGATCACCGCCCTGCAAGGCATTCTCTCGGAGTTGGGGGAGCAGGTGTCGGCGATCGCCCTGCGGCAGCAGTTGACCCAGGTCACCCAAGCATTGGATCAGGCCTATCGTCAGCGGGCTGAGGTGGCCACCTTGGAGGAAAAGCGCCATCGCTTGGTGGATTTGAAAACCGAGGGTGAACAAACGCGATCGCACCTAGAGCAGTTGACCCAGCAGCTTGCCCAGCTCACGCCCTTGCAGACCGAGCGATCGCTGCTGGGCCAGCAGCTTACTGCCCTAGACAATCCCCGCGCCCGTCATCAGGTGCTAACCCAGGAGCTCCAGCGCCGGCCGGCCCTACTTCAGGATCAGCAGGCAGCCCAGCTCCAGCTAGCCGAGGTGGAGGATGCGATCGCCGCTTTAGATCTACAGCTGATCCCCTTTGCCCAGCTCGATAGGGATCTTGAACACCAGCAGCAGCAGCGCCAGCAGCACCAGACCGGGTATTTAGCCTATCTGCGCTACCGCAACGATGCGGATCAGGTGCCCAAACGTCAGGCTGACCTAGAGCAAGCGATCGCCGATCTTCAGCAGAGTCAAGACGCGGCTCAAGCGATTGAGCAGCAGTATCAGGCTTTAATGCAGGACTATGATGCCGAAGCCGCCGAGCACATTCGCAGCCGCTATGAGGCCGCCCGTCGTCAGAGCGATCGCCTATCGGGAAGTTTGCCCCAGCAACGACAGCGCCAAGCAGAATTAGCTGAACAGATCCAAACCCTGATGGAAGTAGCCCACAAGCGCGATCAGGCCGAGGCCGATCTCCACACCAAGGAACGGATCAAGCGCCTCGTTAGCTTTGCTCGCAAAGTTTACAAAGAAGCTGGTCCAAGGATCACAGAGCGCTATGTGCAAACGGTTTCCCAAGAAGCCGATCGCCTGTTTCGAGAACTGCTGAATCGTCCTAATGTGGCCCTGGAATGGACGCGAGACTACGACATTGTGGTGCAAGAAGGAGCCCACAATCGACGATTTATGAATCTCTCCGGCGGCGAACAAATGTGTGCAGCCTTAGCCGTGCGTCTAGCTCTGCTGCGAGTATTTGCGGAAATTGACATCGCTTTCTTTGATGAACCGACCACGAATATGGATCGTCCCCGGCGTCGCCATCTGGCGGAAGCGATCGCCAACCTGAAATCGTTCCAACAACTGTTTGTGATTAGTCACGATGACACCTTCGAGCAGGTCACCGAAAATGTCATCTTCGTAGAACGCCTCACCTAG
- a CDS encoding PD-(D/E)XK nuclease family protein — MPLQLSQSALTVLSLCQRKFQHIYWDQLSGLMPMEQRSHLEWGSRFHHLMQQRDLGLPLHASPADDASFYRCMEALVHHVPQIFDPSAWRDRLSEHRRTLRLGDAVFTVVYDLLLLGDNQAQIIDWKTYPRPQQSHWLSQHWQTRLYPFVLTETSDYSPDHISMTYWFVQPYLAEPIPQSITFPYSTAQHQQTRQSLTKLVEHLTASLAAYQDGQPLPQLPEGSPACEDCPFALRCQRGAYAIDTPALPPLTDIAEVVL; from the coding sequence ATGCCGCTCCAGCTCTCCCAAAGTGCGCTGACTGTCCTCAGTCTCTGCCAACGAAAATTTCAGCATATCTACTGGGATCAGCTCAGTGGACTGATGCCCATGGAACAGCGATCGCACCTTGAGTGGGGCAGCCGCTTCCACCACCTCATGCAGCAACGGGATCTGGGGCTACCGCTCCATGCCAGCCCCGCCGATGACGCCTCCTTCTATCGCTGCATGGAAGCCTTGGTGCACCACGTTCCCCAGATCTTTGACCCCAGCGCTTGGCGCGATCGCCTCAGCGAACATCGGCGCACCCTGCGTCTGGGCGATGCCGTCTTCACCGTCGTGTATGACCTGCTGCTGCTAGGTGACAACCAAGCTCAGATTATTGACTGGAAAACCTACCCCCGTCCCCAACAGTCCCACTGGCTCTCCCAGCATTGGCAAACCCGCCTCTATCCCTTCGTCCTGACTGAAACCAGTGACTACAGTCCCGACCATATCAGCATGACCTACTGGTTTGTGCAGCCCTATTTGGCGGAACCTATCCCCCAATCCATCACCTTCCCCTACAGCACAGCCCAACATCAGCAAACTCGCCAAAGCCTAACCAAGTTGGTGGAACACCTGACGGCTAGCTTAGCGGCCTACCAAGATGGACAACCCCTGCCCCAACTACCCGAGGGCTCCCCTGCCTGTGAAGACTGCCCCTTTGCCCTTCGCTGCCAGCGCGGTGCCTACGCCATCGATACGCCCGCACTGCCCCCGCTGACCGATATTGCCGAAGTTGTTCTTTAA
- the mgtE gene encoding magnesium transporter: MTNQAREDMTRAEFQQLVQKQLYNLLEQNNVEGVKLLLKPVEPVDVAEAIDGLPETMRAIAFRLLSKDEALEVYEYLEPNTQQALLETFKRQEVVDIFGRMSPDDRVRLMDELPAKLVRILIEQLSPEERQITSLLLGYPPETAGRMMTPRYVAIREATTAAETIQQVRNFASISETIYYLYVIDVSRHLKGVLSLRELVLAQPDQVIGDIMKPEMISVSTDTDQEEVARVIQRYDLTALPVVDREQRLVGIITVDDVLDVLEEETTEDIYTLGGLQTGKESYFQTNLFTIARQRVVWLLILLVANTFTGTIMHTQENVLKSVVALSFFIPLLIGAGGNIGAQSSTVVIRGLSTEEISLRSGLRVISRELAAGSMLGGMLAVITIIWAYVLQGDLGVAIVVGVSLIAISMLASFAGAALPFLFNFLKRDPALMSAPFITTLVDVLGVFIYFMVARVVLSDRLLPL; this comes from the coding sequence ATGACGAACCAAGCTAGAGAAGACATGACCCGGGCTGAATTTCAACAGTTGGTTCAAAAACAACTCTACAACTTGCTAGAGCAAAACAATGTAGAAGGCGTGAAACTTCTGCTCAAGCCGGTGGAACCTGTGGATGTGGCGGAGGCCATTGATGGGCTGCCTGAAACCATGCGGGCGATCGCTTTTCGGTTGCTCTCCAAAGATGAAGCGTTAGAAGTCTATGAGTATCTGGAACCCAATACTCAGCAGGCTCTGCTAGAAACCTTCAAGCGCCAAGAGGTCGTGGATATTTTTGGTCGTATGTCGCCCGACGATCGCGTGCGGCTGATGGATGAATTACCGGCCAAACTGGTGCGCATCCTGATTGAACAGCTTAGTCCTGAAGAACGCCAGATCACATCACTACTGTTGGGCTATCCGCCTGAGACAGCGGGACGGATGATGACCCCTCGCTATGTGGCCATCCGGGAAGCCACCACTGCCGCCGAGACGATTCAACAGGTGCGCAACTTTGCCTCGATCAGCGAGACCATTTATTACCTCTATGTTATTGATGTCAGCCGTCACCTCAAAGGGGTGCTTTCCCTGCGGGAGTTGGTTCTAGCTCAGCCCGACCAAGTGATTGGCGACATTATGAAGCCTGAAATGATCTCGGTAAGTACAGATACCGACCAAGAGGAAGTGGCGCGGGTCATTCAGCGATACGACCTGACGGCTTTACCGGTGGTCGATCGAGAGCAGCGTCTTGTGGGCATCATCACTGTTGATGATGTGTTAGATGTTCTTGAAGAAGAAACCACGGAAGATATTTATACCCTGGGTGGATTGCAAACAGGTAAGGAAAGTTATTTTCAAACAAACTTGTTTACCATCGCCCGGCAGCGGGTAGTTTGGCTGCTGATTTTGCTCGTTGCTAATACCTTCACGGGTACCATCATGCACACGCAAGAAAATGTCTTGAAATCAGTGGTAGCGTTGTCTTTCTTTATCCCGTTGCTTATTGGTGCAGGCGGCAATATCGGAGCCCAGTCATCTACAGTGGTGATTCGTGGTTTGAGTACGGAAGAGATTTCGTTGCGATCGGGGCTACGGGTTATTTCACGAGAATTAGCAGCCGGCTCTATGCTAGGCGGGATGCTGGCGGTTATTACCATCATCTGGGCTTATGTCTTACAGGGTGACTTGGGTGTAGCGATTGTCGTGGGTGTCAGCCTCATTGCCATATCTATGCTGGCTTCCTTTGCTGGAGCAGCTCTGCCTTTTCTGTTCAATTTTCTCAAGCGGGATCCGGCGCTGATGTCGGCTCCGTTCATCACCACCCTTGTGGATGTTCTCGGTGTGTTTATTTATTTCATGGTGGCTAGAGTTGTGTTGAGCGATCGCCTTCTGCCACTCTAG
- a CDS encoding GuaB3 family IMP dehydrogenase-related protein: MAVKLSQLGALGVLNLEGIQTRYDDPNPILDRITSVGKDEFVPLMQELYAEPIKPDLIKRRIQEIKSQGGIAAVSITPVGATRFGAAIAEAGADLVFIQATVVSTAHLSPETVTPLDLADFCREMPMPVVLGNCVTYDVTLNLMKAGAAGVLVGIGPGAACTSRGVLGVGVPQATAVADCTAARDDYFQETGRYVPVIADGGLVTGGDICKCIACGADAVMIGSPFARAQEAPGRGFHWGMATPSPVLPRGTRIRVGTTGTLEQILRGPAQLDDGTHNFLGALQTSMGTLGAKNIREMQQVEVIVAPSLLTEGKVYQKAQQLGMGK; the protein is encoded by the coding sequence CATGGCAGTCAAGCTCTCTCAACTAGGAGCCTTGGGCGTGCTCAATCTAGAAGGCATCCAAACTCGCTACGACGATCCCAACCCCATCCTCGATCGCATCACCTCGGTGGGCAAGGACGAGTTTGTGCCCCTCATGCAAGAGCTCTATGCAGAACCCATCAAGCCAGACCTGATCAAACGACGCATTCAAGAAATTAAGTCCCAGGGAGGGATTGCTGCGGTTAGTATTACCCCAGTAGGTGCCACTCGATTTGGGGCTGCCATTGCCGAAGCTGGCGCAGATCTTGTGTTTATCCAAGCGACCGTGGTGTCTACAGCTCACCTATCGCCTGAAACCGTAACGCCTCTGGATCTAGCTGACTTCTGCCGCGAGATGCCCATGCCCGTGGTGCTGGGTAACTGCGTGACCTATGACGTAACGCTCAACCTAATGAAAGCGGGTGCGGCGGGTGTATTGGTGGGTATCGGTCCCGGTGCTGCCTGCACATCTCGCGGTGTCTTGGGTGTGGGGGTTCCCCAAGCAACAGCCGTGGCTGACTGTACAGCAGCTCGGGATGATTATTTCCAGGAAACGGGGCGCTATGTGCCGGTGATTGCTGATGGTGGTTTGGTGACTGGCGGTGATATCTGTAAATGTATTGCCTGCGGTGCCGATGCTGTGATGATTGGCTCTCCCTTTGCTCGGGCCCAGGAAGCACCCGGTCGGGGTTTCCACTGGGGGATGGCAACTCCTAGCCCGGTTCTACCGCGCGGCACTCGCATTCGCGTTGGCACAACCGGCACTCTGGAACAAATCCTGCGGGGCCCTGCTCAGCTAGATGATGGTACCCACAACTTCCTAGGGGCTCTGCAAACCAGCATGGGCACCTTGGGCGCGAAGAACATTCGCGAAATGCAGCAGGTGGAAGTGATCGTGGCACCCTCACTGCTGACGGAAGGGAAGGTATACCAAAAGGCACAACAGCTTGGCATGGGTAAGTAG